A single Cryomorphaceae bacterium DNA region contains:
- a CDS encoding S9 family peptidase, with amino-acid sequence MNRFLFLCAIFGLTAGCSPTVDPANQSTQDMNAPVAKKINKDLTIHGDTRVDPYYWLNERENPEVIAYLEAENAYTQSVLGHTEDFQGALYEEMVGRIPKADASVPYFLNGYWYYTRFVETGEYPIYCRKEGSLDAEEEVMLNVNEMAEGYDYYQVTGLSMSPDNKILSYGVDTVSRRIYTVYFKNLETGELYEHSIPNTTGRATWAADNEHTFYAIKDESLRSYKIFRHRLGSPASDDVEVFHEEDATFYTYVYTTKSKEYIVIGSGSTVSDEYRVLKADDPTGEFRVLQPRERDLEFRIAHFEDHFYVLTNWEAKNFRLMRTGVDQGGKDTWEEVVAHREETLLEGIEIFKDYLVLEERTNGLNQIQIRPWEGEAHYMAFDSETYTAGVGNNPEFDSQTLRYGYGSLTTPNSVIDYDMVTRERTVKKEQRVLGTFNKEDYAEERIWATADDGTQIPMSVVYKKGVEKNGANPTLIYGYGSYGATIDPGFSYSRLSLLDRGFVFAIAHIRGGQYLGRDWYENGKMLTKKNTFTDFVACSQHLIEAGYTSADHLYALGGSAGGLLMGAIINIAPETYNGVIAAVPFVDVVTTMLDESIPLTTGEYDEWGNPNDEEYYNYILSYSPYDQVEAKGYPHLLVTTGLHDSQVQYWEPAKWVAKLREMKTDDHKLLLHTNMEAGHSGASGRFQRFKETAMEYAFILDLEGITE; translated from the coding sequence ATGAATCGTTTTTTATTCCTTTGCGCGATTTTCGGCCTCACGGCCGGATGCAGCCCTACTGTTGATCCCGCAAATCAATCCACTCAAGACATGAACGCACCCGTTGCAAAGAAGATCAATAAAGACCTCACCATTCACGGCGATACGCGAGTTGACCCTTACTATTGGCTCAATGAGCGCGAGAATCCCGAGGTGATTGCCTATCTGGAAGCGGAGAATGCCTACACCCAATCCGTATTGGGGCACACAGAGGATTTTCAAGGAGCACTCTACGAAGAAATGGTTGGTCGTATACCGAAGGCCGACGCGTCGGTTCCCTATTTCTTGAACGGTTACTGGTACTACACCCGTTTTGTGGAGACTGGAGAGTATCCGATTTACTGCCGTAAAGAAGGTTCTCTGGACGCCGAGGAAGAAGTCATGTTGAATGTCAACGAGATGGCGGAAGGCTACGACTACTATCAGGTGACTGGGCTCAGTATGTCTCCGGACAACAAGATCTTGAGCTATGGTGTCGACACGGTGAGTCGCCGAATCTACACCGTGTATTTCAAAAACCTCGAAACCGGAGAGCTCTACGAGCATTCCATTCCCAATACCACGGGACGCGCCACTTGGGCCGCTGATAATGAGCACACCTTCTACGCCATTAAGGATGAAAGCTTGAGAAGCTATAAGATCTTCCGTCACCGCTTGGGTTCACCAGCGAGTGATGATGTAGAGGTCTTTCACGAAGAGGACGCCACTTTCTACACCTACGTGTACACGACTAAATCCAAAGAGTACATCGTTATTGGAAGCGGTTCAACCGTTTCGGATGAGTATCGCGTACTGAAGGCGGACGATCCAACAGGAGAGTTCCGCGTTTTGCAGCCTCGTGAACGTGATCTAGAGTTCCGCATTGCTCACTTTGAGGATCATTTCTACGTGTTGACCAATTGGGAAGCCAAGAACTTCCGATTGATGCGCACCGGGGTGGACCAAGGGGGTAAAGATACTTGGGAAGAAGTCGTGGCCCATAGAGAAGAAACGCTGCTCGAGGGCATCGAGATCTTCAAGGATTACCTGGTACTCGAGGAGCGCACCAATGGGCTCAATCAAATCCAGATTCGTCCATGGGAAGGTGAGGCTCACTACATGGCCTTTGACAGTGAAACCTACACGGCTGGGGTTGGAAACAACCCTGAATTTGACTCTCAAACGCTGCGTTACGGCTATGGTAGCTTGACCACGCCGAACAGTGTGATCGATTACGACATGGTTACGCGCGAGCGAACCGTCAAAAAGGAGCAACGCGTGCTCGGTACATTCAACAAAGAAGATTATGCTGAAGAGCGCATATGGGCGACCGCGGATGATGGTACCCAAATTCCGATGAGCGTAGTCTACAAAAAAGGCGTTGAGAAGAATGGTGCTAATCCTACCTTGATCTACGGCTACGGTTCTTATGGAGCCACGATTGATCCGGGCTTTAGCTACAGCAGGCTTTCCTTGTTGGATCGTGGGTTTGTCTTCGCTATTGCCCACATCCGAGGTGGCCAATACCTCGGTCGAGATTGGTACGAGAACGGAAAGATGCTGACCAAGAAAAACACCTTTACGGATTTTGTGGCCTGCAGCCAACACCTGATTGAAGCGGGGTACACCAGTGCTGATCACCTCTATGCCTTGGGTGGTTCAGCAGGAGGTTTGTTGATGGGTGCCATCATCAATATTGCTCCAGAGACCTACAACGGAGTCATTGCGGCCGTTCCTTTTGTGGATGTTGTGACAACCATGCTGGACGAAAGCATTCCGCTGACGACAGGGGAGTACGATGAGTGGGGGAATCCGAACGACGAAGAATACTACAACTACATCTTGAGTTATTCACCCTATGATCAAGTAGAGGCCAAGGGCTATCCACACTTATTGGTGACTACAGGACTTCATGACAGTCAGGTGCAGTATTGGGAGCCGGCCAAATGGGTAGCCAAGTTGCGCGAGATGAAGACGGATGATCACAAGCTTTTGCTGCACACCAATATGGAGGCGGGTCACAGCGGTGCATCGGGCCGATTCCAGCGCTTCAAAGAGACCGCTATGGAGTACGCATTCATTCTTGATCTAGAAGGGATTACCGAATAA
- a CDS encoding sodium:solute symporter, with translation MSPLLVLSLLLGYFAVLIGISALTGRKDDNNTFFLGNRTSPWYVVAFGMIGASLSGVTFISVPGWVADSQMSYMQMVLGYLVGYAVIAQVLLPLYYRLQLTSIYTYLDQRFGFWSYKTGAFFFLVSRIIGASLRLFVVATVLQIALFDAFEIPFEVTVIVTIALIWIYTFRSGIKTIIWTDTLQTAFMLLAAVITAVLLAQHWDYSFSELVAAVDGDARSQIFFWEDWKDGRHFAKRFLAGAFITIVMTGLDQDMMQKNLSCRSIGDAQKNMYWFSAILVFVNLLFLSLGVLLYQYAAETGIDATGDDLFPTIATQGGLGLAVGIFFLLGLIAAAYSSADSALTSLTTSFSVDFLDIEKMDADRQPRLRKMVHIGFSAVLVIVILIFKQINDQSVIAAVFTAAGYTYGPLLGLYAFGLFTKRTVIDRWVPAMAVASPVLCYVMNSNADRWFGFSFGFELLIINGALTFLGLWMLSRRVNT, from the coding sequence ATGTCACCGCTCCTCGTATTGAGTCTTTTACTCGGCTATTTTGCCGTCCTGATCGGAATTTCCGCGCTGACTGGGCGCAAAGACGACAACAACACGTTTTTCCTCGGGAATCGCACCTCTCCATGGTATGTGGTAGCCTTCGGAATGATCGGAGCCTCGCTTTCTGGAGTCACGTTTATTTCGGTTCCGGGCTGGGTGGCGGACAGTCAGATGAGCTATATGCAAATGGTCCTGGGGTATTTGGTGGGGTATGCCGTCATCGCTCAGGTATTGCTCCCCTTGTATTACCGCCTTCAGCTGACGTCCATTTATACCTATTTAGATCAGCGTTTTGGTTTCTGGAGTTACAAAACCGGGGCCTTCTTTTTCTTGGTTTCGCGAATTATTGGGGCGTCGCTGCGGCTCTTCGTTGTGGCCACTGTTTTGCAAATCGCCTTGTTTGACGCCTTTGAGATTCCTTTTGAAGTCACCGTGATCGTGACCATTGCCTTGATTTGGATCTACACCTTTCGCAGTGGTATTAAGACCATCATTTGGACCGATACCTTGCAGACTGCGTTTATGCTGCTCGCTGCCGTGATAACTGCTGTGCTTTTGGCCCAACATTGGGATTATTCCTTCAGTGAACTCGTGGCGGCGGTGGACGGGGATGCCCGAAGTCAAATCTTTTTCTGGGAAGACTGGAAAGACGGTCGTCATTTTGCCAAACGCTTTTTGGCCGGTGCCTTTATCACTATTGTGATGACTGGATTGGATCAAGATATGATGCAAAAGAATTTGAGCTGCCGCTCGATTGGTGACGCGCAAAAGAACATGTATTGGTTCAGCGCCATCTTGGTTTTTGTCAACCTGCTCTTTCTTTCCCTTGGTGTCTTGCTGTATCAATACGCGGCGGAAACGGGAATTGACGCAACGGGAGACGATCTGTTCCCGACTATTGCCACACAAGGTGGTTTGGGCTTGGCCGTAGGTATCTTCTTTTTGTTGGGGTTGATTGCCGCGGCCTATTCGAGCGCGGATTCCGCACTGACATCTCTGACCACGAGTTTTAGTGTTGATTTCTTAGACATCGAAAAGATGGATGCGGATCGCCAACCTCGATTGCGAAAGATGGTCCACATCGGATTCAGCGCTGTTCTGGTCATTGTGATCCTTATCTTTAAGCAAATCAATGATCAAAGCGTCATTGCTGCGGTCTTCACGGCGGCTGGATATACCTATGGTCCCTTGCTTGGTTTATACGCTTTTGGCCTCTTTACCAAAAGAACGGTGATCGATCGCTGGGTCCCCGCTATGGCTGTAGCTTCGCCCGTGCTTTGTTATGTCATGAATAGCAACGCGGACCGCTGGTTTGGATTCTCCTTTGGTTTTGAACTACTCATCATAAACGGTGCGCTGACCTTCCTGGGCCTTTGGATGCTTAGCCGCCGTGTTAATACTTAG
- the recR gene encoding recombination protein RecR — MNFSSKLIEDAVHEIAKLPGIGQKTALRLALHLLQREEREVAQLSESLLRLRRDVKFCRKCHNISDADICAICANPSREESVLCVVQDTRDVMAIENTSQYKGRYHVLGGLISPMDGIGPSDLNIESLVKRCAENDVSEVILALSATTEGDTTNFYLYKKLRDLDVQMTTLARGVSVGDDLEYADEVTLGRSLQHRIPYENSLNRL; from the coding sequence GTGAACTTCAGTTCAAAACTCATCGAGGACGCGGTACACGAGATCGCCAAGCTTCCGGGCATCGGACAGAAGACTGCCTTGCGTCTGGCGCTGCATCTGCTCCAGCGTGAAGAGCGCGAGGTGGCCCAGCTTTCGGAGTCTCTTTTGCGCCTACGGCGCGATGTCAAATTTTGCCGCAAATGCCACAACATATCCGATGCTGATATCTGTGCCATCTGTGCCAACCCCTCCCGCGAGGAATCAGTCCTCTGTGTGGTGCAAGACACACGCGATGTAATGGCTATTGAGAACACCTCTCAATACAAAGGTCGATACCACGTGCTGGGAGGACTCATTTCGCCCATGGACGGTATCGGACCCAGCGACCTCAATATTGAATCATTGGTAAAGCGATGCGCCGAAAACGATGTTTCAGAAGTCATCCTGGCCTTGAGTGCCACGACTGAAGGGGATACCACGAATTTTTATCTGTACAAGAAACTGCGAGACTTAGACGTTCAGATGACGACCTTGGCTCGAGGGGTTTCTGTAGGGGATGATTTGGAATACGCAGACGAAGTCACCCTCGGCCGCTCCTTGCAGCATCGAATACCCTATGAGAATTCACTGAATCGCCTATGA
- a CDS encoding glycosyltransferase produces the protein MKLSVIIVNYNVRFFLEQCLGSVYVAIDAAKSHNAQYDIDVFVVDNNSKDDSLNMVRDRFPQVRVIANSDNPGFSKANNQAIRESSAEYVLLLNPDTVVQEDTFYAVLDYMEEHEDVGGLGIKMLDGQGNFLRESKRGLPAPMTAFYKIFGLSSLFPKSPTFSRYHMGHLSENENHEVEILAGAFMLMRKNVLDRIGLLDEDYFMYGEDIDLSYRIILDGKKNAYFADSKIIHYKGESTKKGSLNYVFVFYQAMIIFAKKHFSSRNAALYSLLINTAIYFRAGLAVVRRFFDRIALPLFDALLLYGGMQYQKEYWEVNHRFVDGGGYPPEYDYIYMPVYITFWLVSMFLAGGYDKPVRIAKIIRGLVGGSLAILVIYSLLPESLRTSRALILLGSIWAILGIPLSRWLFHALKMKGFAFENDQKRMVTIGNPAEVQRVRGLFSHADGHQRWMGYVAVDSLSTELRDDHYLGGLHQLEEIVQVFDIEELVFCGSDLSHSQIIDYMERLRRPGVEFRIVPSGTDFMIGSQQIITPDDLSSVDLSSLLRNPVRRNKRLLDLFIGLVALLLSPVLVFIAGPGLFKNIFGVLRGSYSWVGVAPVQGISATPLGILDVRDRKPTTEEKSIEVVQKLNALYARDYRIWLDISMIFRNLKKLGRKPGG, from the coding sequence ATGAAACTAAGCGTCATCATTGTCAACTACAATGTGCGCTTCTTTTTGGAGCAGTGCCTCGGCTCGGTCTATGTAGCTATTGACGCGGCGAAGTCCCACAACGCACAATACGACATAGACGTATTCGTGGTGGACAACAACTCCAAGGATGATTCTCTAAACATGGTTCGTGATCGATTCCCCCAGGTACGTGTCATCGCTAATTCAGACAACCCGGGCTTTTCCAAAGCGAACAACCAGGCCATTCGAGAGAGCTCAGCAGAATACGTTCTTTTGCTCAATCCGGATACCGTAGTTCAAGAGGACACCTTCTACGCGGTACTGGATTACATGGAGGAGCACGAAGACGTCGGAGGCCTCGGAATTAAAATGCTCGATGGACAAGGCAACTTCCTGCGTGAGAGCAAGCGCGGTCTCCCGGCACCGATGACCGCCTTCTACAAGATATTTGGATTGTCCAGCCTCTTCCCTAAGAGCCCTACCTTCTCTCGATACCACATGGGGCATCTTTCCGAGAACGAAAATCACGAAGTTGAGATTCTGGCCGGAGCCTTTATGCTCATGCGCAAGAATGTCCTTGACCGAATAGGACTCTTGGACGAGGACTACTTCATGTACGGCGAGGACATTGATCTGAGCTATCGTATCATTCTCGATGGCAAAAAGAATGCCTACTTCGCCGATTCGAAAATCATCCATTACAAAGGCGAGAGCACCAAGAAGGGCTCCTTAAACTATGTCTTCGTTTTTTATCAGGCGATGATCATCTTCGCCAAAAAGCACTTTAGCTCTCGCAACGCCGCACTATACTCTTTATTGATCAACACTGCCATCTACTTCCGTGCTGGACTCGCTGTTGTTCGCCGATTCTTCGACCGCATTGCCTTGCCTCTTTTTGACGCTCTTTTACTTTACGGCGGGATGCAGTACCAAAAGGAATACTGGGAAGTGAACCACCGTTTCGTGGATGGTGGGGGTTATCCACCAGAATACGACTATATCTACATGCCCGTATATATTACCTTTTGGCTTGTGAGTATGTTCCTGGCCGGCGGCTATGACAAACCGGTACGCATCGCCAAAATCATTCGCGGCCTAGTCGGTGGCTCTTTGGCTATTCTGGTCATTTATTCCCTCCTACCCGAAAGTCTTCGGACCTCTAGAGCACTCATTCTACTGGGTAGTATTTGGGCTATTTTGGGCATCCCGCTCAGTCGCTGGCTTTTCCATGCACTGAAAATGAAAGGGTTTGCCTTCGAAAATGATCAAAAACGCATGGTGACCATTGGAAACCCGGCGGAGGTCCAGCGCGTGAGAGGTCTCTTTTCCCACGCAGACGGGCATCAACGATGGATGGGCTACGTGGCCGTAGACTCCTTGTCCACGGAATTACGCGACGACCATTACCTCGGCGGCCTCCATCAACTCGAAGAAATTGTCCAGGTCTTTGATATTGAAGAGCTAGTCTTCTGCGGATCAGACTTGAGCCACAGTCAGATTATCGACTACATGGAACGGCTTAGACGCCCTGGAGTAGAGTTTCGAATAGTTCCTTCGGGAACCGACTTTATGATCGGAAGCCAGCAAATCATTACGCCAGATGACTTGAGTTCGGTCGATCTCAGCTCGCTTCTTCGCAATCCCGTTCGACGCAACAAGCGTCTTCTGGACCTCTTCATTGGACTTGTAGCACTTCTACTTAGTCCTGTACTCGTCTTTATTGCCGGTCCAGGGCTATTCAAAAACATTTTTGGTGTCCTCCGCGGTTCATACTCTTGGGTGGGTGTAGCTCCTGTTCAAGGAATTAGCGCGACTCCCCTTGGGATACTCGACGTACGAGATCGAAAACCGACAACCGAGGAAAAGTCTATTGAGGTTGTGCAAAAACTCAATGCCCTTTACGCACGAGATTACCGTATTTGGCTGGATATAAGCATGATATTCCGCAATCTGAAAAAGCTGGGAAGAAAGCCCGGAGGGTGA
- a CDS encoding 2-oxo acid dehydrogenase subunit E2, whose translation MAQEELIMPKMGESVAEATIIKWLKEEGETVELEEPVLEIATDKVDSEVPSPVEGVLVKRLFNEDDVVQVGQAIAVIETEGSGASAAPEAAAESTPEPAPVAAVEERVAEAVAATAPASDIPANSDSERFYSPLVRSIAQKEGIGFEELEGIAGTGQGGRVTKKDMLNYVANRGSAPVTPAAAPVEPSTRATPAAKPAPAKSGNIALNPGDEIEEMDRMRKLIAHHMVESVQTSPHVTSYVEADVTNIVNWRNKIKNDFLAREGEKMTFTPLFIEAIVKAIKDFPQINISVDGENIIKRKDINVGMAAALPSGNLIVPVIKNADQLNLVGLTAKVNDLASRARANKLSADEIQGGTYTITNVGTFGNVMGTPIINQPQVAIMAVGAIRKKPAVIETEYGDMIGIRHMMFLSHSYDHRVVDGALGGQFVRRVADYLEQFDVNREI comes from the coding sequence ATGGCTCAAGAAGAATTGATCATGCCCAAGATGGGCGAGAGTGTTGCCGAGGCAACGATCATCAAATGGTTAAAAGAAGAAGGAGAAACGGTTGAGCTGGAAGAGCCCGTTCTCGAGATTGCTACAGATAAGGTTGACTCCGAAGTCCCTTCTCCGGTAGAAGGTGTACTCGTTAAGAGACTCTTTAACGAAGACGATGTCGTTCAAGTAGGTCAAGCGATCGCCGTCATCGAGACCGAAGGCAGCGGCGCCTCTGCAGCTCCGGAAGCCGCAGCCGAATCCACTCCAGAACCAGCACCTGTTGCGGCCGTTGAAGAGCGCGTGGCCGAAGCCGTAGCTGCGACTGCTCCGGCATCAGACATTCCAGCGAACTCAGATAGCGAGCGATTCTATTCTCCGCTGGTGCGCAGCATTGCACAGAAGGAAGGGATTGGATTTGAAGAACTGGAGGGTATTGCAGGAACCGGACAAGGTGGTCGGGTGACCAAAAAGGATATGCTGAACTACGTGGCCAACAGAGGATCAGCTCCTGTGACTCCAGCGGCTGCTCCCGTAGAGCCCTCAACCCGAGCAACCCCAGCAGCCAAACCAGCTCCGGCAAAGAGTGGCAATATTGCCCTTAACCCCGGAGATGAAATTGAAGAAATGGACCGCATGCGCAAACTCATTGCGCACCACATGGTCGAGAGCGTGCAGACTTCTCCACATGTGACGAGCTACGTTGAAGCCGATGTCACCAACATCGTCAACTGGAGAAATAAGATCAAGAATGACTTCTTGGCTCGCGAAGGGGAAAAAATGACCTTTACCCCACTCTTTATTGAAGCCATTGTCAAGGCGATTAAAGACTTCCCTCAGATCAATATCTCTGTAGATGGAGAGAACATCATCAAGCGTAAAGACATCAACGTTGGAATGGCTGCTGCCCTTCCAAGCGGAAACTTGATTGTTCCGGTCATCAAAAACGCGGATCAATTGAATTTGGTAGGTCTTACGGCGAAAGTCAACGACTTAGCGTCACGAGCACGCGCCAATAAGCTCAGCGCTGATGAGATTCAAGGAGGAACTTACACCATTACCAATGTTGGAACCTTTGGAAATGTGATGGGTACTCCGATCATCAACCAACCCCAAGTTGCCATCATGGCGGTAGGAGCCATCCGCAAAAAGCCAGCGGTTATCGAGACCGAATACGGTGATATGATTGGTATTCGCCACATGATGTTCTTGTCTCACTCCTATGACCACCGTGTTGTAGACGGTGCTTTAGGTGGCCAATTCGTGCGTCGAGTGGCGGACTACTTGGAGCAGTTTGATGTGAACCGCGAAATTTAA
- a CDS encoding 3'-5' exonuclease has product MKLNLHRPMCFFDLETTGTQIARDRIVEMAILKVFPDGSEESYTWRVNPEMPIPAETTAIHGISNEDVQNSPTFKELAPRVMDIIKDSDLAGYNSMKFDIPLLAEEFLRVGQDIDMSKFRSVDVQNIFHKMEQRTLVAAYKFYCQKDLSNAHSADADTRATYEVLLGQLERYDELENDVKFLSDFSQRKNAPADLAGFIVYDKNGREVFGFGKYRGRAVEEVLDENPGYFAWLQDADFPLYTKQTITRIKLRKFGQS; this is encoded by the coding sequence ATGAAACTGAACCTCCACCGCCCCATGTGTTTCTTCGATCTCGAAACGACCGGGACGCAAATTGCCCGTGACCGTATTGTCGAGATGGCCATCTTGAAGGTATTTCCGGACGGCAGCGAAGAAAGCTATACGTGGAGGGTAAATCCAGAAATGCCGATTCCTGCGGAGACCACCGCCATTCATGGTATCAGTAATGAAGATGTTCAGAATTCTCCGACGTTTAAAGAACTGGCACCCAGGGTCATGGACATTATTAAGGACAGTGACTTGGCTGGGTATAACTCCATGAAATTCGACATCCCGTTGTTGGCTGAGGAGTTTCTTCGTGTGGGACAAGATATCGACATGAGTAAGTTTCGCAGCGTGGACGTCCAGAACATCTTTCACAAAATGGAGCAGCGCACGCTGGTTGCCGCTTATAAGTTCTATTGTCAGAAAGACTTGTCGAACGCGCACAGTGCAGACGCGGATACTCGAGCTACTTATGAAGTCCTCTTGGGACAATTGGAGCGTTATGATGAATTGGAGAACGACGTAAAGTTCCTCAGTGATTTCAGCCAGCGCAAGAACGCACCAGCGGATTTGGCAGGTTTTATTGTTTACGACAAGAATGGGCGTGAAGTCTTTGGATTCGGAAAGTATCGAGGACGCGCTGTAGAGGAAGTGCTCGACGAGAATCCGGGATATTTCGCCTGGTTGCAGGATGCAGATTTCCCGCTGTATACCAAGCAGACCATCACGCGCATTAAACTGCGCAAATTCGGTCAGTCGTGA
- a CDS encoding fumarylacetoacetate hydrolase family protein: MKILCIGRNYAKHAAELGNEVPTEPVFFGKPDSSLLRPNQPLFYPEFTSDLHYECELVVRIKKVGKHIQEKFAYKYYDEIALGIDFTARDIQSACKKQGLPWEKAKAFDGSAALGSFVHKDTLEEPYGFRLEKNGEEVQVGSSSDMIFSIDRLISYLSKFYTFKIGDLIFTGTPEGVGPVQIGDELVAFLAGDENLRLRIK, from the coding sequence GTGAAAATCCTGTGCATCGGACGGAATTACGCCAAGCACGCGGCAGAATTGGGCAACGAGGTACCTACTGAACCCGTCTTTTTCGGAAAACCAGATAGTTCGCTTCTCCGCCCGAATCAACCCCTCTTCTACCCCGAATTCACGTCAGATCTTCACTACGAATGTGAATTGGTCGTTCGCATCAAGAAAGTGGGAAAGCACATTCAAGAGAAGTTTGCGTACAAGTACTACGACGAAATTGCCCTGGGCATCGACTTTACGGCACGAGACATTCAATCCGCATGTAAAAAGCAAGGGCTGCCATGGGAAAAAGCCAAGGCCTTTGACGGAAGTGCGGCTCTTGGAAGCTTTGTTCATAAGGACACCTTGGAGGAGCCGTATGGCTTTCGCTTGGAGAAAAACGGTGAGGAAGTTCAAGTGGGAAGTTCCTCAGACATGATTTTCTCTATTGACCGGCTCATTTCCTACCTCTCCAAATTCTACACCTTTAAAATTGGAGATCTTATTTTCACGGGCACTCCGGAGGGCGTTGGTCCCGTGCAAATTGGCGACGAATTGGTTGCTTTCTTGGCCGGCGATGAGAACCTCAGGTTGCGGATTAAGTGA